In Rhizobiales bacterium NRL2, a genomic segment contains:
- a CDS encoding ATP-dependent protease, with translation MTDSSATAAPSGTELPADRLRWRCDPGTFDFDTSADLADPGEPIGQPRAIEAIGFAIDMDRPNYNLFVHGPEGFGKHGIVTAMLERHAAGRPVPPDLCYVNNFDDERAPIAVQLTAGHGRRLKTDVDAFVRDLGNILRSAFEGEQYRNRRQTIEDELKERQEEVLKGLDRDARAAGLALMHTPMGFVFAPMRNGEVIKPEVFERLTEDEKEGFQESIRQFQERLQRDLRQVPVWMKETQERIRELNRETAGFAAAPMIGELRAAYGDVEKLSAFLDAVERDIAANVDAILQQPQGGGEAMLPAGQDGHPVTRRYRVNLLVDNGDCAAPPVLFEDSPGFDQLLGRIEHQARFGTLHTDYLLVRPGALHRANGGYLILDVRQVLTRPMAWDGLKRALTARQLRIRPLADEMGMLATSSLEPEPVPLDVKVVLIGDPRLYAMLSALDPEFPRLFKVAAEFDDRIEREEEAIGPYVRMLAAIARREGLKPLDRGGMAAVLEEAVRHAGDSERLTLHHEALADLLREADYWAGQRRDDAVTAEAVTRALDARRRRGERIRERMLEQIERGTIRIETEGAATGAINGLAVYQMGEFSFGKPSRITARVRLGRGDVVDIEREVKLGGPTHSKGVLILTGFLSGRFGGRQPLSLNASLVFEQSYGGVDGDSASSTELYALLSAISGIPIRQSWAVTGSVDQYGNVQAIGGVNEKIEGFFDVCNARGLTGDQGVLIPASNVKHLMLHPRVVDAVREGRFHIHAVEHVDQGIELLTGTAAGQADDKGVYPEGTVNRAVQDRLEEFNDIRRELARSAEGPGGERDGQ, from the coding sequence ATGACCGACAGCAGCGCCACGGCCGCGCCATCCGGCACAGAACTTCCGGCCGACCGGCTGCGCTGGCGCTGCGATCCGGGAACGTTCGACTTCGATACGTCCGCCGACCTTGCTGACCCGGGCGAGCCCATCGGACAGCCGCGCGCGATCGAGGCCATCGGCTTCGCCATCGACATGGACCGGCCGAACTACAACCTGTTCGTCCACGGGCCCGAGGGCTTCGGCAAGCACGGCATCGTCACCGCCATGCTGGAGCGTCATGCCGCCGGGCGGCCGGTGCCGCCGGACCTCTGCTACGTCAACAACTTCGACGACGAACGGGCGCCCATCGCCGTACAGCTGACCGCGGGTCATGGCCGGCGGCTGAAAACCGATGTCGACGCCTTCGTGCGCGACCTGGGCAACATCCTGCGCTCGGCCTTCGAGGGCGAGCAGTACCGCAACCGCCGCCAGACCATCGAGGACGAGCTGAAGGAGCGTCAGGAAGAGGTGCTGAAGGGCCTGGACCGCGATGCGCGCGCCGCCGGGCTGGCGCTGATGCACACGCCGATGGGTTTCGTCTTCGCGCCCATGCGCAATGGCGAGGTCATCAAGCCCGAGGTCTTCGAACGGCTGACCGAAGACGAAAAGGAAGGCTTTCAGGAATCCATCAGACAGTTCCAGGAACGGCTGCAGCGCGACCTCAGACAGGTGCCGGTCTGGATGAAGGAAACCCAGGAACGGATCCGGGAACTGAACCGGGAGACCGCGGGCTTCGCCGCGGCGCCGATGATCGGCGAACTGCGCGCCGCCTATGGCGACGTGGAGAAGCTGTCCGCTTTCCTCGACGCCGTGGAACGGGACATCGCGGCCAATGTGGACGCCATCCTGCAGCAGCCCCAGGGCGGCGGCGAGGCGATGCTGCCCGCCGGACAGGACGGCCATCCCGTCACCCGGCGCTATCGCGTCAACCTGCTGGTCGACAACGGGGACTGTGCGGCCCCGCCTGTACTGTTCGAGGATTCGCCGGGCTTCGACCAGTTGCTGGGCCGCATCGAGCACCAGGCCCGTTTCGGCACGCTGCACACCGACTACCTTCTGGTCCGCCCCGGGGCGCTGCACCGCGCCAATGGCGGCTATCTGATTCTCGACGTCCGTCAGGTGCTGACGCGCCCGATGGCCTGGGACGGGCTGAAGCGGGCGCTGACGGCGCGCCAGCTCCGCATCCGCCCCCTGGCCGACGAAATGGGCATGCTCGCCACCTCGTCGCTCGAGCCCGAGCCGGTCCCCCTGGATGTGAAGGTGGTGCTGATCGGCGACCCCCGCCTCTACGCCATGCTGTCGGCGCTGGACCCCGAATTCCCCCGCCTGTTCAAGGTCGCGGCCGAGTTCGACGACCGGATCGAACGCGAGGAGGAGGCCATCGGACCTTATGTCCGCATGCTGGCGGCCATCGCCCGGCGCGAGGGACTGAAGCCGCTGGACCGCGGCGGCATGGCGGCGGTGCTGGAGGAGGCCGTGCGCCACGCCGGGGATTCGGAGCGCCTGACCCTGCACCACGAGGCGCTGGCCGACCTGCTCAGGGAAGCCGACTACTGGGCCGGCCAGCGCAGGGACGACGCCGTCACCGCAGAAGCGGTAACGCGCGCGCTGGACGCGCGGCGGCGGCGCGGAGAACGCATCCGCGAACGCATGCTGGAACAGATCGAGCGCGGCACGATCCGCATCGAGACCGAAGGCGCCGCAACGGGCGCCATCAACGGTCTGGCCGTCTACCAGATGGGCGAGTTCTCCTTCGGCAAGCCCAGCCGCATCACCGCCCGCGTCCGTCTGGGCCGCGGCGACGTGGTCGACATCGAGCGTGAGGTCAAGCTGGGCGGGCCGACCCACTCGAAGGGCGTGCTCATCCTGACGGGATTCCTGAGCGGCCGTTTCGGCGGTCGCCAGCCGCTGTCGCTCAACGCCAGCCTCGTCTTCGAACAGTCCTATGGCGGCGTCGACGGCGACAGCGCCTCGTCCACCGAGCTCTACGCCCTGCTGTCGGCGATCTCCGGCATTCCGATCCGCCAGTCGTGGGCGGTCACCGGCTCGGTCGACCAGTATGGCAACGTCCAGGCCATCGGCGGCGTGAACGAGAAGATCGAGGGCTTCTTCGACGTCTGCAACGCGCGCGGACTGACCGGCGACCAGGGCGTCCTGATCCCGGCCAGCAACGTCAAGCACCTGATGCTGCACCCGCGGGTCGTCGACGCTGTCCGCGAGGGCCGTTTTCACATCCATGCGGTCGAACATGTCGACCAGGGAATCGAGCTCCTGACCGGGACCGCGGCCGGACAGGCCGACGACAAGGGCGTCTACCCGGAAGGCACGGTCAACCGGGCCGTCCAGGACCGGCTGGAGGAGTTCAACGACATCCGCCGGGAACTGGCGCGGTCCGCGGAAGGTCCCGGAGGCGAGCGCGATGGCCAGTGA
- a CDS encoding cell division protein FtsH: MSEQPKRPKRTAIPMFVWVMIGFMFYAMFLAFQGIESRQVAYSEFKTMVEKGEIASVTFSDRTIEAELAPTASGPLGESSVRVNSHLPPVDDPELLAMLEEHQVEIRARESGGGALGWIAGLVPWLLIFGVWYLLWRRMSGGLGGMGGIGRDGLGDFLKGRARKVEQTETPKTRFADIAGQDNAKGEVAELLEFLRSPERYERLGAEMPHGILLEGPPGTGKTMLARALAGEAGVPFFSISASEFIEVFVGVGASRVRKLFEEAKKAAPSIIFIDELDSVGRVRGAGLGGGHDEREQTLNQILAEMDGFEGHEAVVVLAATNRPDVLDPALLRPGRFDRHVTLELPDSEARKAILEVHCRKVPLDRDVDLDRVSRATPGFSGADLRNLVNEAAMAAARESREHVTMAHFEEMRDRIIMGTVRTMAIHEEERHRLAVHESGHTALAYYLPNTDPLHKVTIIPRGRALGGTHQLPEIERHTLAEDYLKDRLAVMLGGRAAEKVFLDSLSSGADEDIRMATQLARWMVGRWGMSEEVGPVDVRDSEDHPFLGREIAQPRHFSEATAAAADAAVRRYLVEAEERASAVLKGHRRQIEQLVDALEKRETLDRNEIAVCLGPKEVGGRSRRSESPGGQQDARRRDTED; encoded by the coding sequence ATGAGCGAACAGCCGAAAAGGCCGAAGCGGACAGCGATCCCGATGTTCGTCTGGGTGATGATCGGCTTCATGTTCTACGCCATGTTCCTGGCGTTTCAGGGCATCGAGAGCCGGCAGGTCGCCTATTCCGAGTTCAAGACGATGGTGGAGAAGGGCGAGATCGCCTCGGTCACATTCAGCGACCGGACCATAGAAGCCGAGCTGGCGCCGACTGCATCCGGCCCTCTGGGCGAGTCCTCCGTGCGCGTGAATTCACACCTGCCACCGGTCGACGACCCGGAACTTCTCGCCATGCTGGAGGAACATCAGGTGGAGATCCGCGCCCGGGAAAGCGGCGGCGGCGCCTTGGGCTGGATAGCCGGTCTGGTGCCGTGGCTGCTGATCTTCGGCGTCTGGTATCTGCTCTGGCGGCGGATGTCCGGCGGGCTTGGCGGGATGGGCGGCATCGGCCGGGATGGACTGGGCGACTTCCTGAAAGGCCGCGCCAGAAAGGTCGAACAGACCGAGACCCCGAAGACCCGATTCGCCGATATCGCCGGTCAGGACAACGCCAAGGGCGAGGTCGCCGAGCTGTTGGAATTCCTGCGCAGTCCCGAGCGCTACGAGCGGCTGGGCGCGGAGATGCCGCACGGCATCCTGCTCGAGGGTCCGCCCGGCACCGGCAAGACCATGCTGGCGCGCGCCCTTGCCGGGGAGGCAGGCGTGCCATTCTTCAGCATTTCCGCATCCGAGTTCATCGAGGTCTTCGTCGGCGTCGGCGCCTCCCGCGTGCGCAAGTTGTTCGAGGAGGCGAAGAAGGCCGCGCCCTCCATCATCTTCATCGACGAACTGGACAGTGTCGGCCGTGTCCGCGGGGCGGGCCTCGGCGGCGGCCACGACGAGCGCGAGCAGACCCTGAACCAGATCCTGGCCGAAATGGACGGCTTCGAGGGCCATGAGGCAGTGGTGGTCCTGGCCGCGACCAACCGGCCCGACGTGCTCGACCCGGCCCTGCTGCGTCCTGGCCGCTTCGACCGCCATGTCACGCTGGAACTCCCCGATTCCGAGGCCCGGAAGGCAATCCTGGAAGTCCATTGCCGCAAGGTGCCGCTGGACAGGGACGTCGATCTGGACCGCGTCTCCAGGGCGACGCCGGGCTTCTCGGGCGCGGATCTGAGGAATCTGGTCAACGAGGCCGCCATGGCCGCCGCCCGCGAGAGCCGGGAGCACGTGACCATGGCGCACTTCGAGGAAATGCGCGACCGCATCATCATGGGTACAGTCCGCACCATGGCGATCCATGAAGAGGAAAGGCACCGTCTCGCGGTCCACGAATCCGGCCACACCGCCCTCGCCTACTACCTGCCGAACACCGATCCGCTGCACAAGGTGACCATCATCCCCCGCGGCAGGGCGCTGGGCGGCACGCACCAGCTCCCGGAGATCGAGCGCCATACGCTGGCCGAGGACTATCTGAAGGACCGTCTCGCCGTCATGCTTGGCGGCCGGGCCGCCGAGAAGGTGTTCCTCGACAGCCTGAGTTCCGGCGCCGACGAGGACATCCGCATGGCGACCCAGCTCGCACGATGGATGGTGGGACGCTGGGGCATGTCGGAGGAGGTCGGCCCCGTCGACGTCCGCGACAGCGAGGACCATCCCTTCCTCGGCCGCGAGATCGCCCAGCCGCGCCATTTCTCGGAGGCGACGGCGGCGGCGGCCGATGCGGCGGTGCGGCGCTATCTGGTGGAAGCGGAGGAGCGCGCCTCCGCGGTTCTGAAAGGTCATCGCCGGCAGATCGAGCAGCTCGTCGACGCGCTGGAGAAGCGGGAGACGCTGGACCGCAACGAGATCGCGGTCTGCCTCGGACCGAAGGAGGTCGGCGGCAGGTCCAGACGCTCGGAGTCGCCCGGCGGCCAGCAGGACGCCAGGCGGCGCGACACCGAGGACTGA